From the Nymphalis io chromosome 1, ilAglIoxx1.1, whole genome shotgun sequence genome, one window contains:
- the LOC126768359 gene encoding ribonucleoside-diphosphate reductase subunit M2 translates to MSLLNDKENLHNGISNVNLKSPTINVLSPRNGPEKVEKMEIEKEPKVQTFDPQLEPLLKENPRRFVIFPIQYPDIWQMYKKAEASFWTVEEVDLSKDLNDWESLKDCEKHFIKHVLAFFAASDGIVNENLVERFSQEVQVPEARFFYGFQIAMENVHSEMYSLLIDTYIRDPKERDFLFNAIETLPCVKKKADWALQWIASKTATFGERIIAFAAVEGIFFSGSFASIFWLKKRGLMPGLTFSNELISRDEGLHTDFACLMFKHLVQKPSKECVLNVIKDAVVIEQEFLTDALPVRLLGMNCELMSNYIEFVADRLLVELIGEKHYNTKNPFDFMNLISLEGKTNFFEKKVAEYQKWGVMANPNDNVFTLDAEF, encoded by the exons atgtctCTTTTAAACGATAAGGAGAACCTTCACAATGGTATCAGCAATGTGAACCTAAAG TCTCCTACTATAAATGTCCTTTCACCGCGAAACGGACCCGAAAAAGTAGAAAAAATGGAAATTGAGAAAGAACCTAAAGTACAGACATTTGACCCCCAGCTCGAACCTCTATTGAAAGAAAACCCTCGCCGCTTTGTTATATTTCCAATCCAATATCCTGATATATGGCAAATGTATAAAAAAGCAGAAGCTTCTTTTTGGACTGTTGAAGAAGTTGACTTatctaag GATCTCAATGATTGGGAAAGCTTAAAAGACTGTGAGAAGCATTTCATCAAACATGTGCTAGCATTCTTTGCTGCATCAGATGGAATAGTAAATGAGAATCTCGTAGAACGCTTCTCCCAGGAGGTGCAGGTGCCTGAAGCGAGATTCTTTTACGGATTTCAGATTGCTATGGAAAATGTTCATTCTGAAATGTACTCACTTCTTATTGATACTTACATCAGAGATCCTAAGGAAAG AGACTTCCTATTCAATGCAATCGAGACTTTACCCTGTGTCAAGAAGAAGGCTGATTGGGCTCTACAATGGATTGCAAGTAAAACTGCCACTTTTGGTGAACGTATTATAGCATTTGCTGCAGTTGAAGGCATATTTTTCTCTGGAAGTTTTGCATCTATATTCTGGCTTAAAAAGCGAGGACTTATGCCAGGATTGACCTTCAGCAATGAACTTATTTCCCGTGATGAG GGCCTCCATACAGACTTTGCATGTTTAATGTTCAAGCATCTAGTACAGAAGCCTAGTAAAGAATgtgtattaaatgttattaaggaTGCCGTAGTTATTGAGCAGGAGTTCTTGACTGATGCCTTACCCGTCAGACTTCTAGGCATGAATTGTGAACTCATGTCAAACTATATTGAGTTTGTAGCTGACCGGTTACTTGTAGAGTTAATAGGCGAAAAG caCTATAATACCAAGAACCCATTTGATTTCATGAATCTCATCTCTTTAGAAGGAAAAACGAATTTCTTTGAGAAAAAAGTTGCCGAATACCAAAAATGGGGAGTGATGGCTAATCCTAATGACAATGTGTTTACTTTAGATGCAGAGTTTTAA